A single region of the Oryzias latipes chromosome 21, ASM223467v1 genome encodes:
- the col4a2 gene encoding collagen alpha-2(IV) chain isoform X2: MRHCGQRNLWLPLLCVYIVILTSGVQAGGKKHSGPCGGRDCSGGCKCFPEKGGRGQPGPLGPQGPQGPKGRPGDLGIQGQKGQKGDQGPGGVIGPKGSAGMTGVPGFTGNDGIPGHPGQGGPRGKPGADGCNGTKGEPGIPGIPGDYGIQGAAGSPGRKGEKGDNLDVKVYMQRFRGDQGAPGFDGPFGPDGPKGGEGTRGPTGPKGPPGPSGPPGPKGTMTKVLKGVKGEQGDVGQPGPPGNDTRQQIKPPSGPPGEKGQKGQVGEVDIITGEPGIPGPPGPRGEMGRNGQPGLEGEFGERGPTGIDGVKGVRGEPGVLILSGDPWSSGVGAPGPPGEQGPLGERGPVGDQGIPGRPGPPAYKTQQEVYTFGPLGFKGEQGDKGRQGEPGFPAFRAGPPGADGRPGDRGPPGPTITWAEYYKGPPGPRGRPGTAGLKGPKGDHGDCECRDLNARRGLPGPSGQHGDPGMIGEFGREGDFGDPGPRGVDGFPGSPGLPGPLGIKGRKGDITFATEKGFPGDSGDPGMDGFPGQLGTPGLHGRPGPPGFPGPPGEGPWGEPGDKGFPGRSGRPGVRGISGEPGQVFPGQKGLQGLPGDDGLPGYDGVPGPPGTPGLCDTLPGLPGAPGLPGSPGLPGFPGTQGLKGPQGFDGVGGEKGEQGDRGNGGSPGPAGFVGQRGDIGIPGAKGLVGSPGVPGAHGRYGPKGEKGVHGEILGASAGPQGDPGLPGLQGLKGQDGEPGLPGYEGMGGMPGMIGFKGEKGSLGLSGEEGKPGIAGLYGFPGEPGTAGPPGPSGATGDPGLPGERGTDGDPGPPGPVGLKGMPGEFGEDGSPGEPGSPGDPGWPGTTGRPGPPGIKGGKGSSGMVGFDGKKGTPGLKGIIGVKGDAGLPGEQGLKGTMGVPGEKGDRGVKGPPGEKPQIPLHIIVDMKGVKGEHGSQGNPGFTGPRGSKGLPGVPGFDGVHGSPGDPSNDKGQLGDPGLQGLPGIKGMPGPTGNRGVTGFEGMSGEKGIKGSAGAYGASGENGRKGAKGDAGPRIDLPGSPGLRGEVGLPGNPGLKGLFGSPGDQGGSGFDGIVGIKGIFGDPGIQGFPGSDGQKGAPGYQGQKGFSGLPGKDGLPGFPGFPGVKGYPGLKGLHGLHGLKGQKGISGTAGLNFPGQAGNPGVKGQKGESGNPNDQQGDSGIPGFKGFQGPTGEYGLPGLPGLRGPSGPDGIPNEPGSPGDPGFQGPAGFQGLPGARGVPGSDASPGQRGEPGLNGFPGFPGNQGFRGDPGPTGFRGPHGIFGKKGVKGEQGLMGIPGTTGPKGERGQTGFKGNTGLPGFPGQPGSQGPPPIPIRVPGERGPSGPRGLQGPLGIRGEPGPQGPPGDTGFIGPIGQKGMPGVSGTPGTPGFRGNFGQMGHPGLEGMEGNRGNPGIPGIPGMPGRSISVGYLLVKHSQSEEKPMCPVGMSKLWDGYSLLYFEGQEKAHNQDLGLAGSCLPRFSTMPFLYCNPGDICYYASRNDKSYWLSTTAPLPMMPVEENEIKPYISRCSVCEAPSVAIAIHSQGIDIPQCPAGWRSLWIGYSFLMHTAAGNEGGGQSLSSPGSCLEDFRTLPFIECNGAKGTCHYFANKHSFWLTSIDHSFHANPAPETLKAGQLRSRISRCQVCMKNL; the protein is encoded by the exons GGTCAGCCCGGGCCTCTTGGTCCCCAGGGCCCGCAGGGCCCCAAGGGGCGACCGGGGGATCTGGGCATCCAAGGCCAAAAGGGGCAGAAAGGCGACCAAGGACCTGGTGGCGTTATAGGCCCTAAAGGCAGCGCG GGAATGACTGGTGTACCGGGGTTCACTGGGAACGATGGGATTCCT GGTCATCCAGGCCAAGGCGGGCCTCGGGGGAAGCCCGGAGCAGATGGTTGCAATGGGACCAAAGGAGAACCAGGGATACCAGGGATACCCGGCGATTATGGGATTCAAGGAGCTGCT GGATCGCCAGGGAGGAAGGGAGAAAAAGGAGACAACCTGGATGTCAAAGTGTACATGCAGCGTTTTAGG GGAGATCAAGGTGCGCCAGGATTCGATGGACCTTTT ggACCTGACGGACCAAAAGGAGGTGAAGGCACCAGGGGCCCAACAGGACCAAAG gGTCCTCCGGGTCCATCGGGTCCCCCCGGACCAAAG GGTACCATGACTAAAGTCCTGAAGGGAGTCAAAGGAGAGCAA GGAGATGTTGGACAGCCAGGCCCACCAGGAAACGACACTCGGCAGCAAATAAAGCCGCCCTCT gGACCACCTGGAGAGAAAGGACAAAAAGGACAAGTAGGAGAAGTG GACATCATTACAGGAGAACCCGGCATACCGGGACCACCGGGACCCAGG gGGGAAATGGGTAGAAACGGGCAACCTGGACTAGAG GGTGAATTTGGGGAGAGAGGACCCACTGGGATTGATGGTGTCAAA GGAGTCCGAGGTGAACCAGGAGTACTGATCCTATCAGGAGATCCGTGGTCTTCAGGAG TTGGTGCCCCTGGACCTCCTGGTGAGCAAGGCCCACTAGGAGAGAGGGGTCCAGTTGGAGATCAAGGTATCCCTGGACGTCCTGGACCTCCAGCGTACAAAACCCAGCAAG aaGTTTATACGTTCGGCCCATTGGGTTTCAAAGGAGAACAAGGAGACAAAGGCCGACAAGGTGAACCCGGATTTCCTGCCTTCAGGGCAGGCCCCCCAGGAGCCGATGGACGTCCAGGGGACAGAGGCCCTCCTGGACCCACAATAACAT GGGCTGAATACTATAAGGGCCCCCCAGGGCCGAGGGGAAGGCCCGGCACTGCAGGGCTGAAGGGACCGAAAG GTGACCATGGAGACTGTGAGTGCCGTGACCTAAATGCTCGCCGCGGTTTACCCGGGCCTTCCGGGCAACATGGCGATCCTGGAATGATCGGAGAATTTGGTCGCGAGGGCGATTTTGGAGATCCAGGTCCCAGAGGAGTGGACGGGTTCCCT GGGAGCCCTGGCCTTCCTGGTCCCCTTGGCATTAAAGGTCGAAAAGGAGACATAACTTTCGCTACAGAGAAAG GATTTCCCGGAGACTCTGGTGACCCTGGCATGGATGGATTTCCTGGACAGTTGGGAACTCCTGGACTACATGGCCGCCCTGGCCCTCCTGGTTTCCCTGGTCCCCCA GGAGAAGGACCCTGGGGGGAGCCTGGAGACAAGGGTTTTCCAGGTCGTTCTGGAAGGCCTGGTGTTCGTGGGATCTCAGGGGAACCAGGACAGGTCTTTCCAGGCCAAAAAGGCCTACAAGGTTTACCTGGAGATGATGGCCTCCCTGGATATGATGGAGTGCCAGGACCACCTGGAACTCCAG GCCTCTGCGACACTCTTCCAGGACTTCCTGGTGCTCCTGGACTTCCAGGAAGCCCTGGATTACCAGGTTTTCCAG GAACCCAAGGCTTGAAGGGTCCACAGGGTTTTGACGGGGTCGGGGGGGAAAAAGGAGAACAAGGAGATCGAGGCAATGGTGGAAGTCCTGGACCTGCAG GTTTTGTTGGCCAGAGGGGTGATATTGGCATTCCTGGTGCCAAAGGTTTAGTTGGGTCCCCAGGTGTACCAGGTGCTCATGGTCGATATGGACCTAAAGGTGAGAAGGGCGTTCATGGTGAAATACTGGGAGCCTCAGCTGGACCACAAGGTGACCCGGGGCTCCCTGGACTCCAAGGACTTAAAGGCCAAGATGGAGAACCAGGACTGCCAGGCTATGAAG GAATGGGCGGCATGCCTGGTATGATTGGTTTCAAAGGGGAGAAAGGCTCTCTAGGTCTGTCCGGGGAGGAGGGAAAACCTGGGATTGCAGGACTTTATGGCTTCCCCGGTGAACCTGGAACTGCAGGCCCACCGGGGCCAAGTGGTGCAACTGGAGACCCAG GACTCCCAGGAGAAAGGGGAACTGATGGAGACCCAGGTCCCCCAGGCCCAGTAGGACTGAAAGGAATGCCAGGTGAATTTGGAGAAGATGGATCACCTGGAGAGCCGGGCTCACCAGGTGACCCGGGATGGCCTGGCACAACCGGACGCCCTGGACCTCCAGGAATAAAGG GGGGCAAAGGATCTTCTGGTATGGTAGGTTTTGATGGAAAAAAGGGCACTCCTGGGTTAAAAGGAATAATTGGAGTCAAAGGAGATGCTGGACTACCTGGAGAGCAGGGGCTTAAAGGAACAATGGGAGTACCTGGAGAAAAAG GTGATCGTGGGGTGAAAGGTCCACCTGGCGAGAAGCCTCAAATTCCTCTTCACATCATCGTTGACATGAAGGGGGTCAAGGGTGAACATGGATCTCAAGGGAATCCAGGTTTCACTGGACCAAGAG GCTCCAAAGGTTTGCCTGGGGTGCCGGGATTTGATGGAGTCCATGGTAGTCCTGGAGATCCTAGCAATGACAAAGGACAACTTGGTGATCCAGGTCTGCAGGGGTTACCTGGAATCAAAGGGATGCCGGGGCCAACTGGAAATCGGGGGGTTACAGGTTTTGAGGGGATGTCTGGCGAGAAG GGAATCAAAGGAAGCGCTGGCGCCTATGGTGCATCAGGGGAAAATGGCAGGAAAGGAGCAAAAG GTGACGCAGGTCCCCGTATAGACCTTCCAGGAAGTCCTGGATTGAGAGGAGAGGTTGGACTTCCTGGAAACCCAG GCTTGAAAGGACTTTTTGGAAGCCCTGGAGACCAGGGGGGTTCTGGTTTTGATGGTATTGTGGGAATAAAAGGAATCTTCGGTGATCCTGGAATACAGGGGTTCCCTG GGTCAGACGGCCAGAAAGGAGCTCCTGGTTACCAGGGCCAGAAAGGTTTTTCTGGATTACCCGGAAAAGATGGgcttccaggatttccaggatttccaggagtCAAAG GTTATCCTGGCCTTAAGGGTCTCCATGGACTGCATGGGTTAAAAGGACAGAAGGGGATCTCTGGAACAGCAG GTTTGAATTTTCCTGGACAAGCTGGCAACCCAGGAGTGAAAGGACAAAAAGGAGAAAGTGGTAACCCAAACGACCAACAGGGAGATTCAGGAATCCCAGGTTTCAAAGGATTCCAGGGACCAACAG GTGAATATGGCCTGCCAGGATTACCAGGACTCCGTGGTCCTTCTGGACCAGATGGTATACCAAATGAACCAGGATCTCCAGGGGATCCTGGCTTTCAAGGACCTGCAGGATTCCAAG GTTTACCTGGTGCCAGAGGAGTTCCTGGCTCTGATGCTTCTCCGGGGCAGAGGGGTGAACCAGGATTGAATGGTTTTCCTGGATTTCCTGGTAACCAAGGATTCAGAGGAGATCCAGGCCCAACTGGATTCAGGGGCCCCCATGggatttttgggaaaaaag gaGTGAAAGGGGAGCAGGGATTGATGGGAATTCCTGGCACGACTGGTCCAAAAGGAGAGAGAGGACAAACTGGTTTTAAAGGAAACACTGGACTTCCAG GTTTTCCCGGGCAGCCAGGAAGTCAGGGTCCTCCTCCAATTCCAATCAGAGTTCCAGGGGAGAGGGGCCCTTCTGGACCACGGGGACTTCAAGGACCACTGGGGATTAGAGGAGAACCAGGACCCCAGGGTCCACCTGGAGATACAG GGTTTATTGGACCCATTGGACAGAAAGGCATGCCGGGAGTTAGCGGTACACCAGGGACGCCTGGATTCCGTGGGAACTTTGGCCAGATGGGCCACCCTGGTCTGGAAGGCATGGAAG GTAACCGGGGCAACCCTGGGATACCTGGGATACCTGGTATGCCTGGTCGCAGCATTAGTGTGGGATATTTGCTGGTGAAGCACAGTCAGTCAGAAGAAAAACCCATGTGTCCTGTGGGAATGTCCAAACTGTGGGACGGCTACAGCCTGCTGTACTTTGAGGGCCAGGAAAAGGCTCACAACCAGGACCTTG GATTGGCAGGCTCATGCCTTCCACGGTTTAGCACCATGCCCTTCCTGTACTGTAACCCTGGAGACATCTGTTACTATGCCAGCAGAAATGATAAATCCTACTGGTTGTCAACTACTGCTCCTCTTCCCATGATGCCAGTAGAGGAAAACGAGATCAAACCATATATCAGTCGCTGCTCGGTCTGTGAAGCTCCATCCGTTGCCATCGCCATCCACAGTCAGGGCATTGACATCCCCCAGTGTCCTGCGGGCTGGCGCAGTCTGTGGATCGGCTATTCTTTCCTCATG CACACAGCAGCAGGAAATGAAGGAGGTGGTCAGTCCTTATCGTCGCCTGGCTCCTGCCTGGAGGACTTCCGCACATTACCCTTCATTGAGTGTAATGGGGCCAAAGGCACATGCCACTACTTTGCTAACAAACACAGCTTCTGGCTGACCTCCATAGATCATTCCTTTCACGCTAATCCAGCGCCGGAGACGCTCAAAGCGGGTCAACTTCGGTCCCGCATCAGCCGCTGCCAAGTCTGCATGAAGAACTTGTGA
- the col4a2 gene encoding collagen alpha-2(IV) chain isoform X1 translates to MRHCGQRNLWLPLLCVYIVILTSGVQAGGKKHSGPCGGRDCSGGCKCFPEKGGRGQPGPLGPQGPQGPKGRPGDLGIQGQKGQKGDQGPGGVIGPKGSAGMTGVPGFTGNDGIPGHPGQGGPRGKPGADGCNGTKGEPGIPGIPGDYGIQGAAGSPGRKGEKGDNLDVKVYMQRFRGDQGAPGFDGPFGPDGPKGGEGTRGPTGPKGPPGPSGPPGPKGTMTKVLKGVKGEQGDVGQPGPPGNDTRQQIKPPSGPPGEKGQKGQVGEVDIITGEPGIPGPPGPRGEMGRNGQPGLEGEFGERGPTGIDGVKGVRGEPGVLILSGDPWSSGVGAPGPPGEQGPLGERGPVGDQGIPGRPGPPAYKTQQEVYTFGPLGFKGEQGDKGRQGEPGFPAFRAGPPGADGRPGDRGPPGPTITWAEYYKGPPGPRGRPGTAGLKGPKGDHGDCECRDLNARRGLPGPSGQHGDPGMIGEFGREGDFGDPGPRGVDGFPGSPGLPGPLGIKGRKGDITFATEKGFPGDSGDPGMDGFPGQLGTPGLHGRPGPPGFPGPPGEGPWGEPGDKGFPGRSGRPGVRGISGEPGQVFPGQKGLQGLPGDDGLPGYDGVPGPPGTPGGCSPTSGGLGDVTGLCDTLPGLPGAPGLPGSPGLPGFPGTQGLKGPQGFDGVGGEKGEQGDRGNGGSPGPAGFVGQRGDIGIPGAKGLVGSPGVPGAHGRYGPKGEKGVHGEILGASAGPQGDPGLPGLQGLKGQDGEPGLPGYEGMGGMPGMIGFKGEKGSLGLSGEEGKPGIAGLYGFPGEPGTAGPPGPSGATGDPGLPGERGTDGDPGPPGPVGLKGMPGEFGEDGSPGEPGSPGDPGWPGTTGRPGPPGIKGGKGSSGMVGFDGKKGTPGLKGIIGVKGDAGLPGEQGLKGTMGVPGEKGDRGVKGPPGEKPQIPLHIIVDMKGVKGEHGSQGNPGFTGPRGSKGLPGVPGFDGVHGSPGDPSNDKGQLGDPGLQGLPGIKGMPGPTGNRGVTGFEGMSGEKGIKGSAGAYGASGENGRKGAKGDAGPRIDLPGSPGLRGEVGLPGNPGLKGLFGSPGDQGGSGFDGIVGIKGIFGDPGIQGFPGSDGQKGAPGYQGQKGFSGLPGKDGLPGFPGFPGVKGYPGLKGLHGLHGLKGQKGISGTAGLNFPGQAGNPGVKGQKGESGNPNDQQGDSGIPGFKGFQGPTGEYGLPGLPGLRGPSGPDGIPNEPGSPGDPGFQGPAGFQGLPGARGVPGSDASPGQRGEPGLNGFPGFPGNQGFRGDPGPTGFRGPHGIFGKKGVKGEQGLMGIPGTTGPKGERGQTGFKGNTGLPGFPGQPGSQGPPPIPIRVPGERGPSGPRGLQGPLGIRGEPGPQGPPGDTGFIGPIGQKGMPGVSGTPGTPGFRGNFGQMGHPGLEGMEGNRGNPGIPGIPGMPGRSISVGYLLVKHSQSEEKPMCPVGMSKLWDGYSLLYFEGQEKAHNQDLGLAGSCLPRFSTMPFLYCNPGDICYYASRNDKSYWLSTTAPLPMMPVEENEIKPYISRCSVCEAPSVAIAIHSQGIDIPQCPAGWRSLWIGYSFLMHTAAGNEGGGQSLSSPGSCLEDFRTLPFIECNGAKGTCHYFANKHSFWLTSIDHSFHANPAPETLKAGQLRSRISRCQVCMKNL, encoded by the exons GGTCAGCCCGGGCCTCTTGGTCCCCAGGGCCCGCAGGGCCCCAAGGGGCGACCGGGGGATCTGGGCATCCAAGGCCAAAAGGGGCAGAAAGGCGACCAAGGACCTGGTGGCGTTATAGGCCCTAAAGGCAGCGCG GGAATGACTGGTGTACCGGGGTTCACTGGGAACGATGGGATTCCT GGTCATCCAGGCCAAGGCGGGCCTCGGGGGAAGCCCGGAGCAGATGGTTGCAATGGGACCAAAGGAGAACCAGGGATACCAGGGATACCCGGCGATTATGGGATTCAAGGAGCTGCT GGATCGCCAGGGAGGAAGGGAGAAAAAGGAGACAACCTGGATGTCAAAGTGTACATGCAGCGTTTTAGG GGAGATCAAGGTGCGCCAGGATTCGATGGACCTTTT ggACCTGACGGACCAAAAGGAGGTGAAGGCACCAGGGGCCCAACAGGACCAAAG gGTCCTCCGGGTCCATCGGGTCCCCCCGGACCAAAG GGTACCATGACTAAAGTCCTGAAGGGAGTCAAAGGAGAGCAA GGAGATGTTGGACAGCCAGGCCCACCAGGAAACGACACTCGGCAGCAAATAAAGCCGCCCTCT gGACCACCTGGAGAGAAAGGACAAAAAGGACAAGTAGGAGAAGTG GACATCATTACAGGAGAACCCGGCATACCGGGACCACCGGGACCCAGG gGGGAAATGGGTAGAAACGGGCAACCTGGACTAGAG GGTGAATTTGGGGAGAGAGGACCCACTGGGATTGATGGTGTCAAA GGAGTCCGAGGTGAACCAGGAGTACTGATCCTATCAGGAGATCCGTGGTCTTCAGGAG TTGGTGCCCCTGGACCTCCTGGTGAGCAAGGCCCACTAGGAGAGAGGGGTCCAGTTGGAGATCAAGGTATCCCTGGACGTCCTGGACCTCCAGCGTACAAAACCCAGCAAG aaGTTTATACGTTCGGCCCATTGGGTTTCAAAGGAGAACAAGGAGACAAAGGCCGACAAGGTGAACCCGGATTTCCTGCCTTCAGGGCAGGCCCCCCAGGAGCCGATGGACGTCCAGGGGACAGAGGCCCTCCTGGACCCACAATAACAT GGGCTGAATACTATAAGGGCCCCCCAGGGCCGAGGGGAAGGCCCGGCACTGCAGGGCTGAAGGGACCGAAAG GTGACCATGGAGACTGTGAGTGCCGTGACCTAAATGCTCGCCGCGGTTTACCCGGGCCTTCCGGGCAACATGGCGATCCTGGAATGATCGGAGAATTTGGTCGCGAGGGCGATTTTGGAGATCCAGGTCCCAGAGGAGTGGACGGGTTCCCT GGGAGCCCTGGCCTTCCTGGTCCCCTTGGCATTAAAGGTCGAAAAGGAGACATAACTTTCGCTACAGAGAAAG GATTTCCCGGAGACTCTGGTGACCCTGGCATGGATGGATTTCCTGGACAGTTGGGAACTCCTGGACTACATGGCCGCCCTGGCCCTCCTGGTTTCCCTGGTCCCCCA GGAGAAGGACCCTGGGGGGAGCCTGGAGACAAGGGTTTTCCAGGTCGTTCTGGAAGGCCTGGTGTTCGTGGGATCTCAGGGGAACCAGGACAGGTCTTTCCAGGCCAAAAAGGCCTACAAGGTTTACCTGGAGATGATGGCCTCCCTGGATATGATGGAGTGCCAGGACCACCTGGAACTCCAG GTGGCTGTAGTCCAACGAGTGGAGGACTGGGGGATGTAACAG GCCTCTGCGACACTCTTCCAGGACTTCCTGGTGCTCCTGGACTTCCAGGAAGCCCTGGATTACCAGGTTTTCCAG GAACCCAAGGCTTGAAGGGTCCACAGGGTTTTGACGGGGTCGGGGGGGAAAAAGGAGAACAAGGAGATCGAGGCAATGGTGGAAGTCCTGGACCTGCAG GTTTTGTTGGCCAGAGGGGTGATATTGGCATTCCTGGTGCCAAAGGTTTAGTTGGGTCCCCAGGTGTACCAGGTGCTCATGGTCGATATGGACCTAAAGGTGAGAAGGGCGTTCATGGTGAAATACTGGGAGCCTCAGCTGGACCACAAGGTGACCCGGGGCTCCCTGGACTCCAAGGACTTAAAGGCCAAGATGGAGAACCAGGACTGCCAGGCTATGAAG GAATGGGCGGCATGCCTGGTATGATTGGTTTCAAAGGGGAGAAAGGCTCTCTAGGTCTGTCCGGGGAGGAGGGAAAACCTGGGATTGCAGGACTTTATGGCTTCCCCGGTGAACCTGGAACTGCAGGCCCACCGGGGCCAAGTGGTGCAACTGGAGACCCAG GACTCCCAGGAGAAAGGGGAACTGATGGAGACCCAGGTCCCCCAGGCCCAGTAGGACTGAAAGGAATGCCAGGTGAATTTGGAGAAGATGGATCACCTGGAGAGCCGGGCTCACCAGGTGACCCGGGATGGCCTGGCACAACCGGACGCCCTGGACCTCCAGGAATAAAGG GGGGCAAAGGATCTTCTGGTATGGTAGGTTTTGATGGAAAAAAGGGCACTCCTGGGTTAAAAGGAATAATTGGAGTCAAAGGAGATGCTGGACTACCTGGAGAGCAGGGGCTTAAAGGAACAATGGGAGTACCTGGAGAAAAAG GTGATCGTGGGGTGAAAGGTCCACCTGGCGAGAAGCCTCAAATTCCTCTTCACATCATCGTTGACATGAAGGGGGTCAAGGGTGAACATGGATCTCAAGGGAATCCAGGTTTCACTGGACCAAGAG GCTCCAAAGGTTTGCCTGGGGTGCCGGGATTTGATGGAGTCCATGGTAGTCCTGGAGATCCTAGCAATGACAAAGGACAACTTGGTGATCCAGGTCTGCAGGGGTTACCTGGAATCAAAGGGATGCCGGGGCCAACTGGAAATCGGGGGGTTACAGGTTTTGAGGGGATGTCTGGCGAGAAG GGAATCAAAGGAAGCGCTGGCGCCTATGGTGCATCAGGGGAAAATGGCAGGAAAGGAGCAAAAG GTGACGCAGGTCCCCGTATAGACCTTCCAGGAAGTCCTGGATTGAGAGGAGAGGTTGGACTTCCTGGAAACCCAG GCTTGAAAGGACTTTTTGGAAGCCCTGGAGACCAGGGGGGTTCTGGTTTTGATGGTATTGTGGGAATAAAAGGAATCTTCGGTGATCCTGGAATACAGGGGTTCCCTG GGTCAGACGGCCAGAAAGGAGCTCCTGGTTACCAGGGCCAGAAAGGTTTTTCTGGATTACCCGGAAAAGATGGgcttccaggatttccaggatttccaggagtCAAAG GTTATCCTGGCCTTAAGGGTCTCCATGGACTGCATGGGTTAAAAGGACAGAAGGGGATCTCTGGAACAGCAG GTTTGAATTTTCCTGGACAAGCTGGCAACCCAGGAGTGAAAGGACAAAAAGGAGAAAGTGGTAACCCAAACGACCAACAGGGAGATTCAGGAATCCCAGGTTTCAAAGGATTCCAGGGACCAACAG GTGAATATGGCCTGCCAGGATTACCAGGACTCCGTGGTCCTTCTGGACCAGATGGTATACCAAATGAACCAGGATCTCCAGGGGATCCTGGCTTTCAAGGACCTGCAGGATTCCAAG GTTTACCTGGTGCCAGAGGAGTTCCTGGCTCTGATGCTTCTCCGGGGCAGAGGGGTGAACCAGGATTGAATGGTTTTCCTGGATTTCCTGGTAACCAAGGATTCAGAGGAGATCCAGGCCCAACTGGATTCAGGGGCCCCCATGggatttttgggaaaaaag gaGTGAAAGGGGAGCAGGGATTGATGGGAATTCCTGGCACGACTGGTCCAAAAGGAGAGAGAGGACAAACTGGTTTTAAAGGAAACACTGGACTTCCAG GTTTTCCCGGGCAGCCAGGAAGTCAGGGTCCTCCTCCAATTCCAATCAGAGTTCCAGGGGAGAGGGGCCCTTCTGGACCACGGGGACTTCAAGGACCACTGGGGATTAGAGGAGAACCAGGACCCCAGGGTCCACCTGGAGATACAG GGTTTATTGGACCCATTGGACAGAAAGGCATGCCGGGAGTTAGCGGTACACCAGGGACGCCTGGATTCCGTGGGAACTTTGGCCAGATGGGCCACCCTGGTCTGGAAGGCATGGAAG GTAACCGGGGCAACCCTGGGATACCTGGGATACCTGGTATGCCTGGTCGCAGCATTAGTGTGGGATATTTGCTGGTGAAGCACAGTCAGTCAGAAGAAAAACCCATGTGTCCTGTGGGAATGTCCAAACTGTGGGACGGCTACAGCCTGCTGTACTTTGAGGGCCAGGAAAAGGCTCACAACCAGGACCTTG GATTGGCAGGCTCATGCCTTCCACGGTTTAGCACCATGCCCTTCCTGTACTGTAACCCTGGAGACATCTGTTACTATGCCAGCAGAAATGATAAATCCTACTGGTTGTCAACTACTGCTCCTCTTCCCATGATGCCAGTAGAGGAAAACGAGATCAAACCATATATCAGTCGCTGCTCGGTCTGTGAAGCTCCATCCGTTGCCATCGCCATCCACAGTCAGGGCATTGACATCCCCCAGTGTCCTGCGGGCTGGCGCAGTCTGTGGATCGGCTATTCTTTCCTCATG CACACAGCAGCAGGAAATGAAGGAGGTGGTCAGTCCTTATCGTCGCCTGGCTCCTGCCTGGAGGACTTCCGCACATTACCCTTCATTGAGTGTAATGGGGCCAAAGGCACATGCCACTACTTTGCTAACAAACACAGCTTCTGGCTGACCTCCATAGATCATTCCTTTCACGCTAATCCAGCGCCGGAGACGCTCAAAGCGGGTCAACTTCGGTCCCGCATCAGCCGCTGCCAAGTCTGCATGAAGAACTTGTGA